Below is a genomic region from Billgrantia tianxiuensis.
GACTGGATCGGCGAGCACGGTCCCGGCGACGAGCTCAATCGCCTCGGCGAGCCGGGCGAGCACTTCGGCTTTCCCGTGTGCCACAGCGTGGGCATGATCGACCCCGAACTTGGCAGTGCCGATGCCTGCGATGACAAGACGCTCCCTGCCGCGGTCACCGATCCGCACAGCGCTCCGCTGGGCATGCGTTTCTACACCGGTGAGATGTTCCCCGAGGAGTACCGCAACGCCATCTTCATCGCCCGCCGTGGCTCCTGGAACCGCACGTTGAGCGTGGGTTACGACGTACTGGTGGCCAAGCTCTCCGAGGACGGGAGGCGTGCCGATCTGTCGCCCTTCATGGTCGGCCTGCTGGACCCACGCGAGAACGCCTTCTCTGGACGGCCGGTGGATGTGCTGCAGATGCCGGACGGCGCGCTGCTGGTCTCCGACGAGCAGAACGGCGCGATCTATCGTATCAGCTACGAGACCCCAAGCTACATGGAGTGAAGCCATGCCCCGTTATGGACGCACGTCGCCATGGCGGCGTGCCCCTGCCATCGTTGTGGTAGGGGTCGCTCTAGCGGCACTGCCGGCCTGGGGGGAGGAAGGGCCGGCAGCGGGCCTGCCGCTGGAGGAGCAAGTCACGATATGTGCCAGTTGCCATGGCGAGGACGGCAATTCCAGCACGTCGGGCGTTCCGTCGCTCGCCGGTCAGCCGCCTCTCGCCATCGTCAATCAACTGATCTATTTTCGCGAACGCTTGAGGCGGGATGAGATCATGACGCCCCAGGCCCAAGGGCTTTCAGACGCTGAGATCCAGGCCTTGGCGGCTTACTACGCCGAGCGTCCCGTGAAGACACCCGAGACCGAACCGGAGCCGGAACTGATGGAGCGAGGGCGCGTGCTGGCGCGTCAGCATCGCTGCGCCAGCTGTCATCGCTCCGACTTTTCCGGACAGGAGCAGATGCCTCGCCTGGCACATCAGCGCGAGGACTATCTCGCTCAGGCCATGCTGGCCTATCGAGAGCGCAGCCGTGGCGGCCCGGATACCACCATGATCGATATCATGCGCGGCATCGACGAGGAGGAAATCAATGCCCTGGCACACTTCCTCGCTCACTATGGGCCTGTCGAGGAGTAATTCACGCAGCGCTCAGTAGAACAGCCGCCGCAGCGCTTCGCCCGGCTCCTGCTCGCGCATGAAAGCTTCGCCGACCAGGAAGCCATGCACGTCGTGCTCGCGCATGCGCAGCACGTCGGCCTGGGTATGGATGCCGGATTCCGTCACCACGGTCACCTCGGCGGGAATCCGCGGCAGCAGCTCCAGGGTAGTTTCCAGGCGAGTCTCAAAGGTGTGCAGGTTGCGGTTGTTGATGCCCACCAGGCCGATGCCGAGCTTGAGCGCGCGCTCGAGTTCCAGCGCGTCATGCACCTCGACCAGCACGTCCATACCCAGCGCCGTTGCCTGCTGGTAGAGGTCGGCCATCTGGGTGTCGTCCAGTGCGGCGACGATCAGCAAAATGCAATCGGCACCGATGGCGCGTGCCTCGCTGACCTGATAGCCGTGCACGATGAAGTCCTTGCGGATGACCGGTAGATCGCACGCCTCGCGGGCCGCGATGAGGAAGTCCTCGTGTCCCTGGAAGAAGTCAGCGTCGGTCAGCACCGAGAGGCAGGCGGCACCACCGGCGGCGTAACTCGCGGCGATCTCGGCGGGGCGGAAGTCTTCGCGAATGATGCCCTTGGAGGGCGAGGCCTTCTTGATCTCGGCAATCACCGCCGGGTCGCCCTCGGCGATGCGCCGGTCCAGGGCGGCGATGAAACCGCGCGGGGCGCTCTGGCGCTGGGCCAGCTCCAGCAGCTCGGCTTCGGACACGGCGCGGCTGCGCTCGGCCACTTCTTCGTCCTTGCGGGCCAGGATGCGGGTGAGAATGGTCGGGGCGTCCTTGGTTGGGCTCATGGTACTGTCTCGGTGCAGGCGGCGCAGGCCGCGGGTGATGCCGGAAAGCGTTCCATCTTACCTAGCCCCGGCTCGACATGGAAAGTCACAGCGCCCAAAGTCGGCGCGTAGCCTCCTTCTCACCCAGCTCGAATACCAGCACAACATGGCGCCAACACTCCGGCCCATGCCAGAATCCGCCCATGGACACGTCTCCTTCCTTTATCGGCCCCTTTACCAGCGACTGGCCCTGGGATTCACCCCTGCCGGATATCCGTCTGGTCGCGACTCGCTTCGACTCTGCTCTTTTCGATGAGCAGGCAGGCGCAGCTCCCCCTTCAGACTGTCATGGCGTCACCCTTCCGTCCCGCCTGCATGGAGCCATTGCCAAGCGGCGGGCAGAGTATGTCGCCGGACGCCTTTGCGCCCAGCGTGCACTGTGGCTGCTGGACGGTCGGGATGCCTGCCCGGGCATGAACGATGATCGCTCCCCCCGCTGGCCCGTGGATTGCGTTGGCGCCCTCACCCATAACGACGGCTGGGCCGCGGCCCTGGTCGCCCACCGGCAGGCCTATCTAGGGCTCGGGCTGGACGCCGAGCGGCTGCTTGGCACCGAGGAGGCCCAGCGACTGGCCAGAAGAGTGCTTGCACCGGGGGAGGCAACTCGACTGGAGCAGTTGGACCCGTCGAACGTAGGGCTAATGGTCGGCGCGACTTTTTCCCTCAAGGAAAGCTTGTTCAAGGCCCTCTACCCTCTGGTGGGCCGCATGTTTCACTTTCAGTCCGCCGAGCTGGTGGCCTGGCACGGCATCGGCTCCGTACGCTTGCGCCTGCTGGAGGACTTGGGCAAAGGTTGGATGGCTGGCCGGGAGGTGACAGGCATGGTCTGCCTGGACAACGGCAGGATTCTGAGTCTGGTGGCACTACCAGCCACTGGTGCGGGAGCGGGACACAGGACATCCGCCTGAGAGCCACCCATCGCTGCTGATCCGAACGGAGGACACCACGATGGGGCCGTAACGAGAAGGGGGCGCCGCATGGCGCCCCGGTCATTAGGAAATCAGTACGCGGGTGAAGTCCGCCAGTTCCTTCATTTTCTCCAGCGGCAGCTTGGAGGCCTGGGCGTCCTGGGCCATCATCACGCCCTCTTTCAGGGTGTCGGCGATCCCCGCGCAGTAGAGCGCCGCACCGGCATTGAGGGAGACGATATCAGCCCCCGGCCCCTCGCCCACCAGCGCCTCGCGCACCAGGCGCAAGCTATCCTCCGAGCTGACTACCTTGAGCGGGGCCAGCTCCTGGCGCTCGATGCCGAAGTCCTCGGGAGCGATGGTGTAGCGGCGAATCTCGCCGTCCTTGAGTTCGGCCACCTGAGTGGGAACGGCCAGGGATATCTCGTCCAAGCCATCCTCGGCATGCACCACCATGACGTGACGACTGCCGAGCTGACGCAACACCTCGGCCATCAGCGGCACCAGTTCGGCAGCGTACACACCCAACACCTGGTTAGGCGCGCCTGCGGGGTTGGTCAGGGGCCGAGAATGTTGAACAGGGTGCGTACGCCCATCTCGCGGCGCGGGCCGATGGCGAAGCGCATGGCGGGGTGATGGTTGGGGGCGAACATGAAGCCGACCCCCACCTGTTCGATACAG
It encodes:
- the trpC gene encoding indole-3-glycerol phosphate synthase TrpC; the protein is MSPTKDAPTILTRILARKDEEVAERSRAVSEAELLELAQRQSAPRGFIAALDRRIAEGDPAVIAEIKKASPSKGIIREDFRPAEIAASYAAGGAACLSVLTDADFFQGHEDFLIAAREACDLPVIRKDFIVHGYQVSEARAIGADCILLIVAALDDTQMADLYQQATALGMDVLVEVHDALELERALKLGIGLVGINNRNLHTFETRLETTLELLPRIPAEVTVVTESGIHTQADVLRMREHDVHGFLVGEAFMREQEPGEALRRLFY
- a CDS encoding 4'-phosphopantetheinyl transferase family protein, which translates into the protein MDTSPSFIGPFTSDWPWDSPLPDIRLVATRFDSALFDEQAGAAPPSDCHGVTLPSRLHGAIAKRRAEYVAGRLCAQRALWLLDGRDACPGMNDDRSPRWPVDCVGALTHNDGWAAALVAHRQAYLGLGLDAERLLGTEEAQRLARRVLAPGEATRLEQLDPSNVGLMVGATFSLKESLFKALYPLVGRMFHFQSAELVAWHGIGSVRLRLLEDLGKGWMAGREVTGMVCLDNGRILSLVALPATGAGAGHRTSA
- a CDS encoding PQQ-dependent sugar dehydrogenase, whose protein sequence is MRDNGDEREHVIVAEGLTQPNGVAFKDGSLYVAAINRIFRYDDIESHLANGDDIPEPEELTDAFGLPDDEHHGWKFLAFGPDGRLYVPVGAPCNGCEVDPDTHATIHSFEPDGSDMRVEARGVRNSVGFDFHPETDELWFTDNNQDWIGEHGPGDELNRLGEPGEHFGFPVCHSVGMIDPELGSADACDDKTLPAAVTDPHSAPLGMRFYTGEMFPEEYRNAIFIARRGSWNRTLSVGYDVLVAKLSEDGRRADLSPFMVGLLDPRENAFSGRPVDVLQMPDGALLVSDEQNGAIYRISYETPSYME
- a CDS encoding c-type cytochrome, with the translated sequence MPRYGRTSPWRRAPAIVVVGVALAALPAWGEEGPAAGLPLEEQVTICASCHGEDGNSSTSGVPSLAGQPPLAIVNQLIYFRERLRRDEIMTPQAQGLSDAEIQALAAYYAERPVKTPETEPEPELMERGRVLARQHRCASCHRSDFSGQEQMPRLAHQREDYLAQAMLAYRERSRGGPDTTMIDIMRGIDEEEINALAHFLAHYGPVEE